One genomic region from Vannielia litorea encodes:
- the yajC gene encoding preprotein translocase subunit YajC translates to MEGFQSIVPLILIFGIMYFLLIRPQQKKLKEHQAMVSALRRGDQVITQGGIVGKVTKVRDDNEVEVEIAEGVKVRVVKSTVAQVLSKTEPAADAKA, encoded by the coding sequence ATGGAGGGCTTTCAATCTATCGTCCCGCTGATCCTGATCTTCGGGATCATGTACTTTCTGCTCATCCGTCCGCAGCAAAAGAAGCTGAAGGAGCATCAGGCGATGGTCTCCGCGCTGCGCCGGGGCGACCAGGTGATCACGCAGGGCGGGATCGTCGGCAAGGTGACCAAGGTGCGCGACGACAACGAGGTCGAGGTCGAGATCGCCGAGGGCGTGAAGGTGCGGGTGGTCAAATCCACCGTGGCCCAGGTGCTCAGCAAGACCGAACCGGCGGCAGACGCCAAAGCATAA